The following coding sequences lie in one Azospirillum humicireducens genomic window:
- a CDS encoding ATP-binding protein produces the protein MTSELIETLWRQFGVEAGEHFDLLEKLLSATTDDRPDAERVAALFRSFHSLKGAARAMDLFAMEAVAHRAETVLGRVRTGALPLTEEVSAPLLEALDALRGLAESGIRDRRDGQAPADLLMRLDALGGETPADKRVAASPPPPPARLHENERMLGLFVGLLHDGMATLTRALDLDSLDGEGLRTVDDTADRLELACERLNFLPFADTLRRFREALAARDADAILRELQGVATASARIGRLTGKDAGAAILATLLADHNAQILARGSARADALLSDPAALADGASAGELAGLLDRMASTLDIVHLPRGSALLRVLADVMRRAPASGHADWPVLLADSRNALADLAERVSRDPAEDLDTDGAASLEGRLRAFVDAVSADLEAGEARRPLSADELSALGLDPSLLRFLSPDSAADLRAAIADPSVRLYEVTAFLETSAEVASGFVQWMGSKVRAITNWPEFIDGKTWLRVLVASPQELAALADALAAIDPGGGFLRIRSCTPSEPAAESEEASTSRTLEDPASPALPAVASAATAATTSPLASSHASSIPPAMPPVPVRHSVTPGGSVLRVPGEVVDRFMARIDGMVLLSGDLNATAHDPRFEKALAALTERLGAGDPDLRALHEAMDHHRRDLHDLDTQLSRSVDRLREAALDLRVVPVETLFNQFPRVVRELARIQGKSVRFVMEGGEVRIDKSMVETLYDPLMHMVRNAIDHGIETPADREAGGKPAQATLCLRAIQRNSRVVVEIADDGRGIATEAVRAKAVRQRLVGEEDSLQLSPEAVREFIFAPGFSTADTVTETSGRGVGMDVVRTAITRLGGSISIRTREGAGTAFAIDLPLSAAILRTLLVQVDDQVLAIPDRFVEEVCGFTADDFHLVSGCWTVLRRKRVLPVVRLADALGFSAEGDWPPVGSGQRLIVVLRHGNRRIGLEIDRLLRRGDLFVRESHPGLADVPGVGGVSLLNDGRIVIILDGDELYRLAAAAQRREAATAALHPRMNAGS, from the coding sequence ATGACCAGCGAACTGATCGAAACCCTGTGGCGGCAGTTCGGTGTCGAGGCCGGCGAGCATTTCGACCTGCTGGAAAAGCTGCTTTCCGCCACCACCGATGACAGGCCGGACGCCGAGCGGGTCGCTGCACTGTTCCGCTCCTTCCACTCGCTGAAGGGAGCGGCCCGTGCCATGGACCTCTTCGCCATGGAGGCGGTGGCCCATCGGGCGGAGACGGTTCTCGGCCGTGTGCGAACCGGCGCGCTTCCTCTGACGGAGGAGGTCTCCGCTCCGCTGCTGGAAGCACTGGATGCGTTGCGCGGTCTGGCGGAGTCCGGCATCCGCGACCGCCGGGACGGGCAGGCACCGGCCGACCTGCTGATGCGGCTCGACGCGCTGGGTGGAGAAACCCCGGCTGACAAACGGGTTGCCGCATCGCCGCCACCTCCACCGGCGCGGCTGCATGAAAACGAGCGTATGCTCGGTCTCTTCGTCGGGCTGCTGCATGACGGGATGGCGACGCTGACCCGTGCGCTCGACCTCGACAGCCTCGATGGGGAGGGGCTCCGCACCGTCGACGATACCGCCGACCGGCTGGAACTGGCCTGCGAGCGGCTGAACTTCCTGCCCTTCGCCGACACGCTGCGCCGTTTCCGCGAAGCGCTGGCGGCGCGCGATGCCGACGCGATCCTGCGGGAGCTTCAGGGCGTCGCCACCGCCAGCGCCCGCATCGGCCGGCTGACCGGCAAGGACGCCGGGGCGGCGATTCTGGCGACGCTGCTGGCCGACCACAATGCCCAGATCCTCGCCCGGGGCAGCGCTCGTGCCGATGCGTTGCTGTCCGATCCGGCGGCACTGGCCGATGGTGCCTCGGCTGGAGAGCTTGCGGGCCTGCTCGACCGCATGGCGTCGACGCTGGACATCGTTCACCTTCCGCGCGGCTCCGCCCTGCTGCGGGTTCTGGCGGATGTGATGCGCCGGGCTCCCGCCTCAGGTCATGCCGACTGGCCCGTCCTGTTGGCCGACTCCCGCAATGCGTTGGCCGATCTGGCGGAGCGGGTGTCCCGCGACCCGGCCGAGGATTTGGACACCGATGGTGCAGCCTCGCTGGAAGGGCGCCTGCGTGCCTTCGTGGATGCCGTCTCCGCCGACTTGGAGGCGGGAGAGGCGCGCCGCCCTCTGAGCGCGGATGAACTGTCCGCACTCGGGCTCGATCCCAGCCTGCTGCGTTTCCTGTCGCCCGACAGCGCCGCCGACCTGCGCGCCGCCATCGCCGATCCGTCCGTTCGGCTCTATGAGGTCACCGCCTTCCTTGAAACCTCGGCGGAGGTGGCATCCGGCTTCGTCCAATGGATGGGGAGCAAGGTAAGGGCGATCACCAACTGGCCGGAATTCATCGACGGCAAGACCTGGCTGCGGGTGCTGGTCGCCTCGCCGCAGGAGCTTGCCGCGCTGGCCGACGCGCTGGCCGCCATCGATCCCGGCGGCGGATTCCTGCGCATCCGATCCTGTACCCCGTCCGAACCCGCCGCGGAGAGCGAGGAGGCGTCCACCTCCAGGACCCTTGAAGACCCTGCAAGCCCGGCCCTGCCGGCAGTCGCTTCCGCGGCCACTGCCGCGACGACGTCCCCCCTCGCGTCCTCCCATGCGTCCAGCATTCCGCCGGCCATGCCGCCCGTCCCCGTCCGCCACTCCGTAACCCCCGGAGGCAGCGTTCTGCGCGTGCCGGGGGAGGTGGTCGACCGTTTCATGGCGCGCATCGACGGCATGGTTCTGCTGTCCGGCGACCTCAATGCCACGGCGCACGACCCGCGCTTCGAAAAGGCGCTGGCGGCTCTGACCGAACGGCTCGGCGCCGGCGATCCCGATCTGCGCGCCCTGCACGAGGCCATGGACCATCATCGCCGCGATCTGCACGATCTCGACACACAGCTCAGCCGTTCCGTCGATCGGCTGCGCGAGGCCGCGCTCGACCTGCGCGTCGTGCCTGTGGAAACCCTGTTCAACCAGTTCCCCCGCGTCGTGCGCGAACTGGCGCGCATTCAGGGCAAATCGGTGCGCTTCGTCATGGAGGGCGGCGAGGTGCGCATCGACAAGAGCATGGTGGAGACGCTCTACGACCCGTTGATGCACATGGTCCGCAACGCCATCGACCACGGCATCGAAACTCCGGCCGACCGCGAGGCCGGAGGCAAGCCGGCCCAGGCGACGCTTTGCCTCCGCGCCATCCAGCGCAACAGCCGGGTGGTGGTGGAGATCGCCGACGATGGCCGTGGGATCGCCACCGAAGCGGTACGGGCCAAGGCGGTTCGCCAGAGGTTGGTCGGCGAGGAGGACAGTCTGCAACTCTCGCCCGAAGCGGTGCGCGAGTTCATCTTCGCACCCGGCTTCTCCACTGCCGATACGGTGACCGAAACATCGGGCCGCGGCGTTGGCATGGACGTGGTGCGCACTGCCATAACGCGGTTGGGCGGCAGCATCTCCATCCGCACGCGGGAGGGGGCGGGCACAGCCTTCGCCATCGATCTGCCGCTATCGGCAGCGATCCTGCGCACCTTGCTGGTCCAGGTGGATGATCAGGTGTTGGCGATCCCCGACCGCTTCGTGGAGGAGGTCTGCGGCTTCACCGCCGACGATTTCCATCTTGTGTCCGGTTGCTGGACCGTGCTGCGGCGCAAGCGGGTGCTTCCCGTGGTCAGGCTGGCCGATGCGCTGGGCTTTTCCGCCGAAGGAGATTGGCCGCCGGTCGGCTCCGGCCAGCGCCTTATCGTCGTGCTCCGCCACGGCAACCGCCGCATCGGGCTGGAGATCGACAGGCTCCTGCGCCGGGGCGACTTGTTCGTCCGCGAAAGCCACCCCGGTCTTGCAGATGTGCCTGGGGTCGGTGGCGTCTCCCTTCTGAATGACGGCCGCATCGTCATCATCCTGGACGGCGATGAGCTCTACCGGCTGGCCGCAGCTGCCCAGCGGCGGGAGGCGGCCACAGCAGCGCTTCACCCCCGCATGAACGCCGGTTCATGA
- a CDS encoding response regulator, which translates to MAKPTILLVDDSVLMRTIIGDIVRADDELSLVGAAENGKVALEMVKSLKPDIVLLDIEMPEMSGLEVMEHLSLMSRAKVIIISSVAQVGSPEATEARALGAVEIIAKPSGTMSLDLAHKKGHDIVAAIRRAAGLPPPVKP; encoded by the coding sequence ATGGCGAAGCCGACGATCCTGCTGGTCGATGATTCGGTGCTGATGCGTACGATCATCGGCGACATCGTGCGCGCGGACGACGAATTGTCCCTCGTGGGCGCGGCCGAAAACGGCAAGGTGGCCTTGGAGATGGTCAAGAGCCTGAAGCCGGACATCGTCCTGCTCGACATAGAAATGCCCGAGATGTCGGGGTTGGAGGTGATGGAGCACCTGTCGCTGATGTCGCGCGCCAAGGTGATCATCATTTCCTCCGTCGCTCAGGTCGGTTCGCCCGAGGCGACCGAGGCACGCGCGTTGGGAGCGGTGGAGATCATCGCCAAGCCGTCCGGCACCATGAGCCTCGACCTGGCTCACAAGAAGGGTCACGACATCGTCGCCGCCATCCGCCGCGCGGCCGGCCTTCCCCCGCCCGTGAAACCCTGA
- the cheB gene encoding chemotaxis-specific protein-glutamate methyltransferase CheB, translated as MTDPRIRLLVVDDSNFVRIALRKMLEPASDIEIVGEARNGAEALRLSRKLKPHVVAMDLNMPIMDGIESVQAIAAEKGPPCIMVSNETSEGAAATIRALETGAVDFVCKNSSFITFDMASIERQLTEKVRHWGRWRMAMTGEAVHARSPTPTVEPAAAARFVTRGHRPDLAVVGVSTGGPVALAELLGALGPLPCPLVVAQHMPASFTAGFAASLARSLGRPVVEGGDGAILDPRTVTILRGGCDWVVRRQSARQFSLHAVDPAETIYHPSADRLFRSAAEAAESPVAVVLTGMGEDGSSGASAFAERRYPVLVQDPATCAVDGMPKAAIRAGVVTEVLPVEGIARKLNALFTLA; from the coding sequence ATGACCGATCCGCGCATCCGCCTGCTGGTGGTCGACGACAGCAACTTCGTCCGCATCGCGCTCCGCAAGATGCTGGAGCCGGCCTCGGACATCGAGATCGTCGGCGAGGCGCGTAATGGAGCCGAGGCATTGCGCCTGTCGCGCAAGCTGAAACCGCATGTCGTTGCCATGGACCTGAACATGCCGATCATGGACGGCATCGAATCGGTGCAGGCCATCGCGGCGGAGAAGGGGCCGCCCTGCATCATGGTCTCCAACGAAACGTCGGAAGGGGCGGCCGCCACCATCCGGGCGCTGGAGACCGGTGCGGTGGATTTCGTTTGCAAGAACAGTTCATTCATCACCTTCGACATGGCGTCCATCGAACGCCAGCTGACCGAGAAGGTTCGCCATTGGGGCCGCTGGCGCATGGCTATGACGGGGGAGGCCGTCCACGCCCGGTCGCCCACCCCCACGGTCGAGCCGGCTGCGGCGGCGCGCTTCGTCACCCGCGGTCATCGCCCCGACCTGGCCGTGGTGGGAGTCTCCACCGGTGGGCCGGTCGCGCTGGCGGAACTGCTGGGTGCTTTGGGACCGCTTCCCTGTCCGCTGGTGGTGGCGCAGCATATGCCGGCGAGCTTCACCGCGGGCTTTGCCGCGTCGCTCGCCCGCTCGCTTGGACGCCCGGTGGTGGAGGGCGGTGACGGCGCGATACTCGATCCCCGTACGGTGACCATCCTGCGCGGCGGCTGCGACTGGGTTGTACGCCGTCAGTCCGCCCGGCAATTCTCCCTCCACGCGGTGGATCCTGCGGAGACCATCTACCATCCCTCCGCCGACAGGCTGTTCCGCAGCGCAGCGGAGGCGGCGGAGTCGCCGGTTGCCGTCGTGCTGACCGGCATGGGCGAAGATGGCAGCAGCGGAGCCTCCGCCTTCGCCGAGCGGCGTTATCCCGTCCTGGTCCAGGATCCGGCGACCTGCGCCGTCGATGGGATGCCGAAGGCGGCGATCCGCGCCGGTGTCGTCACGGAGGTGTTGCCGGTCGAAGGAATCGCCCGCAAGCTGAACGCCCTCTTCACACTCGCCTGA
- a CDS encoding chemotaxis protein CheW, whose protein sequence is MTANGFLTFDIAGHPFAVPADRVEEVAESTRATRLPFAPPQVEGLATVGGRILPVLDITGYPSLGLAWAGGRGGGLLIVLRAGAGLLALRAGRIGGTLTAERVTVAGAEPEDGGAPVAGRLRHGDRSLRLLDPDRMELGGGAIRGRPPDADALTGAAAEPPDQSRERASVRLLIVEIAGRPQALDMSNLLLVFPLADLRPLPNAPAIVRGVAPVQKRSVLVTDPLGVGDRPGGYAAVLRTGRGPVGVRVEGVRGVVRVPLCHVREGESGAPAQVVDYDGTLLDVRSGAHMLGDHLDDIGGFVPEGGDPDDDLSESRLPRRFYRRFLTFVVEARVYALEFEKVRRVVEPSDRLRLPQGAESFDGLTDVDGRILPVLDLRRLLSQGPVGAAPVTPGIAILVEIDGGTVAVIADEIQRIRKIATEDVDPLSDRLTAAVIRLDHALIPVLRPEGLTAASSTATRALPDGTAAP, encoded by the coding sequence ATGACGGCCAATGGCTTCCTGACCTTCGACATCGCTGGACATCCCTTCGCCGTTCCGGCCGACCGGGTGGAGGAGGTTGCCGAATCGACCCGCGCCACCCGGCTGCCCTTCGCCCCGCCGCAGGTGGAAGGGCTTGCGACCGTCGGCGGGCGCATCCTGCCGGTTCTGGACATCACCGGATATCCGTCGCTCGGGTTGGCCTGGGCCGGCGGCCGGGGTGGCGGGTTGCTGATCGTCCTGCGTGCCGGAGCGGGGCTGCTGGCCCTGCGCGCCGGCCGGATCGGCGGCACCCTGACGGCGGAGCGGGTGACGGTCGCCGGGGCGGAGCCCGAGGATGGCGGGGCACCGGTCGCCGGGCGCCTGCGCCATGGTGACCGCTCTCTGCGCCTGCTCGACCCGGATCGGATGGAGCTTGGGGGCGGAGCCATCCGGGGGCGGCCGCCGGATGCCGATGCGTTGACCGGGGCTGCCGCCGAACCGCCCGACCAATCGCGTGAGCGGGCCAGCGTCCGCCTGCTGATTGTGGAGATCGCCGGACGACCGCAGGCCTTGGACATGTCCAACCTGCTGCTGGTCTTCCCGCTGGCCGACCTGCGCCCTCTGCCCAACGCGCCGGCCATCGTGCGCGGTGTGGCGCCGGTGCAGAAGCGGTCCGTGCTGGTCACCGATCCGCTGGGGGTGGGCGACCGTCCCGGCGGCTATGCCGCCGTGCTGCGGACGGGCCGCGGCCCCGTTGGTGTGCGGGTGGAGGGCGTGCGTGGGGTCGTCCGCGTGCCGCTCTGCCATGTGCGCGAAGGAGAGTCCGGTGCGCCGGCACAGGTGGTGGACTACGATGGAACTTTGCTCGATGTGAGAAGCGGGGCACACATGCTGGGCGATCATCTCGACGACATCGGCGGCTTTGTTCCGGAGGGAGGCGACCCGGACGACGATCTGTCCGAAAGCCGCCTGCCGCGCCGCTTCTATCGCCGCTTCCTGACCTTCGTGGTGGAGGCGCGGGTCTATGCCCTGGAATTCGAGAAGGTGCGGCGTGTCGTGGAGCCCTCGGACCGCCTTCGTCTGCCGCAAGGCGCGGAAAGTTTCGATGGATTGACCGATGTGGACGGACGCATCCTGCCGGTGCTCGATCTGCGCCGATTGTTGTCGCAAGGACCGGTCGGCGCCGCGCCTGTCACGCCTGGGATCGCGATCCTGGTGGAGATCGACGGCGGAACCGTGGCGGTGATCGCCGATGAGATCCAGCGCATCCGCAAGATTGCCACGGAGGACGTCGATCCACTGTCCGATCGCCTGACCGCCGCCGTCATCCGTCTGGACCATGCGCTGATCCCGGTGCTGCGGCCGGAGGGTCTGACTGCCGCATCTTCCACCGCAACCAGGGCTCTTCCGGACGGGACCGCCGCGCCATGA